The Drosophila sechellia strain sech25 chromosome 2L, ASM438219v1, whole genome shotgun sequence region AAACGCAGGATGGTCTGATAACTGGGCACACGCTCCAAGTCATCGACACCATCCAGCATTTTTCGCAGCTCCAGCAGCTTGGACTCCTGCATGGGCGACAGCTGGCCCAGGCTGCGGGCGATGAAGTCGCCGTCCAGCAAGATGCTGTGCTGCTGATCCGAAGCCTGATCGAGGGTCGGTGATTTGGCTGCATCACTGGGCGATGTCCAACGCTCCACGTGCGTGACGCCTTCCTCGCGCAGCTGCCCGATAAAGAACTCAATGATTTCCTTGCCCTTCAGCGTCGTCTGCGTGTACTGCTTCATGCCCATCTTTTCCATCGAGTGCTCGAAACCGAAGAAGTTCTTGATGTCCAGCGTGGCCGACTGGTCAAAGCACGTCCATTCGGAGTTGTCTGGGTGGGCGTAGTAGCGACACCTCTCAAAGATCTCGATGCGCGACGAGAAGCTCTCGTTGACCGCCTCGATGCTCAGCGTGCGGTTCGCCATGTCCAGAAAGTTGTGCTGCAGGAAGTACACATGGTCCACGCCAATCAGCTTCTTGAAGATGTACGGCGCGTCCACCGCCAGCTTGCAGCGCCGGCTCGTGTTCCGCTTGGCACCGTCCTCCAGGGACTCGTCCTTAATGACCTCGCAGTCCAGCACGATGGGCATCTGCGGGCATGTGGGAAAGCGCCGCTCATACGCCTGCAGTAGCAACAAGGGTATCAAGTTAGAAATATGCCAAATGTATACATTTAAGGACTCTCTTTGATAGCTAAGTATTTAGTGATTTCAATCTGCTAGCAACAGTTTTGGTAagtgtatgtatttattttctatattCCGGTTCCCTGCCAAACGAAATTGAACGCTGGCCAATTTATAACTTGGCCCTGCAGCCTTCTATGTACATGCACCCCATCCCGCCCCATTTTCGCTCATCCTCCGCCAGAGATTGCAGCCAACGTCTCAGAAGCCTTTAACAATTTCGAAGGTCTATTTTTGGCCAATCGTGCCTGGGTTTTCGATGAAAAAGGTCAAATTATTACGGCGGTTGCGAAATATTGTTTCCTATATTTCATATAAAtctatcatatatatatttctatactAAATAGCTTATTATGAGCTAAAAAAGAAGCATCACATATTTGCAATCttaaagaaaactcaaagCAAACTTTTTGATTAAAGTCAACAGCGCGTATGAGTGATGGATTTTAAACTCGATTCGCAGACgcacatttatttaattatttatttgggtatGGCGTAAATACGCaaaaacgaaatatttaagcagGTGAGAGCAGTGCCTGAAAATAttgtttacttttgttttcttccatatataataaataaaaattcccgaattgctaaatatatttagccaaaaaattgcatttactTATGAACAAACATAGAATAGCTCCATTTATTTAGAAGCATGGTAAACACTGCTGATCAACACgactatattatattatatcaaTGATGAGTCAAAACTAGAAAATTATCGCTGTTTCAAAAATTTGCGCAGTTGAAAATCGAACAACCTAATCGCTGCAATATTTCTTGCTTATTGAACAAATCAATACAATTGAaataatatattcaaaaaCGCCCACATGTTCTCTTGCATTTAATATTTCGCTGTTTTCATGCAATTGTTAGgtttacaaatttaaaattcttaGACAAATACATTTTCATTGCGTAAGATCTATTTTATTCTTGTTGCGTTGAACTTCATACCTTGTTTAGAAGCAATAAACAATGAAAATCCAAAATAGATTTTCCATATCGATAATTGTGCAATCTAAAAGAAAGGTGTGAATCTATTGAAGTACATATCATAATTCTATCTAGTGGTTGCGAGTCCTTGATGCTAGTGCAAAGGTCATAAATCGCTGTGTGGATATTCATGATGATATTCATGTGGATATTCACACGTTGAATAATTTAGTGTGCGGTGGGAGCCATCCAACACGTAGCGACTCCTCACCGACATGGACATGTCTTCCAATATCCATATTTTTCCCAGACCCAGCCAGCAAACTGTGTCGTTGGCACTGGGAGTCCTTAATTATTCAGATAGGCTGTCTTAATTGTCCAGGAGGTCGGTAATAGTCTAAAATGCTGAACTTTGCCTGCATCTTTGGGGACATGCGAGTGGACAGGTGTTCGTGCGACTCATAAATGTTGCTTAAATATCATTGTTATAGATTTTAAGTTCCCCCTGCCGGTGACGTACGTAGAATAAATGTTTGACCTTTGACATTTGAGACTTTTAAGTTTCTGTCACGACAAGCGCTTTCCTACTTCTGTCTACAAGGGAAAACATAATAAACACTTAAAGTATCGAATAACCATAATAGGCTTTTCATTTTAGGTGATTTGCGTTGGGACTACAAATTTAGTCATTAGTTTAAAAGTCCAAAATATGACGGTTTAGTTATTTTAAGTACAAAAAAGAGCACTTAAAGCGACTTCTGTTGCTTAAGTAAACTTTTTAGGTAAAAAATACTGGCACAACCAACAGTTTGTTTTCTTATCAGTCGGTGGaaaggcaaaaaataaaatgatttgAAAAGGAAATAGAAGTAGGAGGGGGAAAAGCTTCAATAAAAAAGACAACCATTTTTatcttataaatttattaCCCCAGTTTATCAACAATAATTGTTAATACATTCAAAAAGGCGCATTATGTAAATTAAAGAACAAATTTCTCCAAGTCAATGATATAAATGAGGCTAAAACGCAAAGCCGGACGCAAACAATCAGTagattaataaaaatatttggaaAATTCACAAACAAGTCGATTCAACCGATCCGCCCCCCTCTCTCCCACAAACTAtttacacacgcacacacgtacATGCCGTGTGTATTATTCAATTGGATAAAGAATTTATCTCTATCTCGCTCTTTGGGCGCAACTGCGAAAGAGAGAGCGCGGTGAACGGCGGGAGGAATTGCTGTCCAaggttaattttatttatctgCAGTTTGGATTTGAATAAATGAAGCAACTGTACGAGCGGAAACAACGATACACAACGACCCTTTGCGAGTGAATTAGTGGCTATGCCATCGCATAATGCAcaatttaaacttaaattgATGGGTATGTGTAAACAGGGAGTGGGACACGCCCATAAGGCCGCCCACTCCACACGACGAAATGGAGAGGGGAAAATGCAATGTACACACCTTCATCACCAGCTCAAAAGGATATTTGTAGACGCGAACGGGGGACTGGAATTTTTGTACCATCTTGCTGCCTTTCAAACACGTCCGTTCcgtgttttttatttcgaatttTCGTTGCACTGATTGTGGTGTTCGCACTgtttaaaaaatcaattttcacTCTGCGCTTTTCCGTTGCAGTATAGTGGGCGCGCGGGGGTGGGGAAGGTAACCAAACTTGGGCACTGATTACCGAGctgggtttgtttttttgttcgtGACAGTTCACGCCACTGCTATTTATTTCACTGAGTTGTGTCTGGTATCCGTTCGCTCCTAGCGTAGGAGTTCTAGAGAACCGCCTGGCCGTGGAAAACAGAGAAAGCCTTTCTCCCAGTTTGATTAACAGACGCCAATGGTGTGACCGCTTTTCGCTAGGAGGCATTCGCCCTGGAAAAATACCCGATGAATACCGAAGCTGGTTTACTGTATCCATGGATTACAATGCACTTGAAATATGCAGTTCACACACGGCCGCTTGAAAGTGCTGATGCAAAGCGTTCACACCGAGTGTGGTATATGCAAAAACTGCAAATGGACAAATTTAAATCAAGCAAACCgcataaaaacgaaaatgaattGCTGGGGAAAGCTAACTAACTGGCGTAAAAaaccataataataataataataatttttgaatACTTATGCATGCGACATCTCTCGGTAAGTCTGTACCTTTTTTAAAGCGACATCTGTAGTAATTTCTATGCATAATCAGTTGTGCTACTGCACTTGTATGGGACTTAAATGTATCTTTGTTAAATTTATTAgatataaacaataaataatatcgcGAAAATACCGTTAGCGATAGGTGACCGTCATAGGAGTGGCAACACTGGCTGCACTGCCGCTGCGGAGCGGataaaacaaatcaaaaatcaatAGACGGGGGATCGAGTATCCACTGCAGGATGAGCATCGACGACGTCATCTATGTGATCTGCCTGCTGGGCTGCATAGGAGCCGGCAGCTATGTGAAGAAGATCGCGGACGAAGGCCAGCGCAAGCTGGTGTCCACTGCGCTGGGCGTTCTTGTGGTTGTCATTGTCTCGGGGCTCCACAGCCTGCACTGCTTTGTTTCCCTGGCACTGGGCACGGCCGCCGTGCTCCTGGTGCACCCGAGGTAAGTTGGTGGTCCTGAACCTGTGGAAAATTGCAAATACTACTACTTCTCCCTCTTCCAGCAAGGGTCACCTGGTCACGTTTGGGGTCATGTTTGGTTACCTGGTGTTCTTCCGCATTTTCGACTTCTACCTAGGCATTCCCGGCCACACGAACATGATACAAATGATACTAACATTGAAGGTGGGTTGCATAACCATCTAATCATTGCCATAACTTGACTCGTCATCCTTGCCTCGGCAGGTTTCGGGCATTGCCTTCGAGAAGACTGCCGCCTGGAAGCGGCTGCAGGCGCACGACGAGCAGAAGAAGAACGACCAGCGGGATGTGCACCAGGAGAGTCCAATCGAGATCACCGACTACGATGTGGAGCTGCAGAACCTGAGTGCCGCTGAGATCCTGCACTACAGTTTCAACTACATTGGAGTTCTTACAGGTGAAGATCGGAGCAGATTCAACCTAGTTTCCTATCCACAAGCATTCAAAATGTCTGTCTAGTCACAAAGCAAGTAGATAACAAAGTCCAATTCAATTGCTGATTGTAAAACattacacacacatgcatataaTCGATTTCAATCGCATCAATATTATCATTAGTATATTATCTACTTGTAAATCTGCATTCAAAGCGGAACCACTCATGTTCCTTTATTGCAGGTCCTTATTATCGGTATCGCACATACAGGGACTACTTTGAGATGCCGTTCAAAACCCACGCTCCAACTGTTGAAGCCACCCTGGAGAAGCTGAAGTACGCCGTCTTCTACTGCGCATTATACCTGGCAACCAACTACATGTGGCCACTGGATGTGAGTGCTTAAGCACACCGCAAAACATTACTAAATTGACTACTTTTCAGTATGCGTTGAGTGATGAGTTCTTCAACGATCGCTCCTTTGTGTACCGCTTGCTGTACGTGTGGCCAACGTTCTTTACATTCCGCGCTCGCATCTACACCGGACTGACCCTTAGCGAATGTGTCTGCACAATGGCCGGCTTCGGAGCCTATCCGGATGAATCCGATCCCAACAATGGCGAGGGTCCTCGGAAACGCTATCAGCACCTAAAGCGCGACGCCGATAAGCACACCTACAACTTTACAACGATTGTGAACACCAGGGTTCTGGAGGTGGAAAGATGCTGGACCTTCCGCGAGGGCATGAAGCACTGGAATGTCTGCGTCCAGTATTGGTTGGCTGTCAATGTGTATAAACTCTTCCCCAGCAAGAAATACAGGTGCCTATTAAAATTTGGATGTTCTATGAAACTAAATAGTTCGATTACTCCACGTCAAAGTTCGAATGTTAACTTGTTTCATAGAATCGTAGTTTTGTTGTTTACTGCTTGCTTCTCGTATTACTCTTGTCGTTGTTGTTCTTTCCCTTTGCTACTGATCGCAGGGTTGGCAGGTATTCCTAGTAGTTACCTTAACTATAAGCTTGGCTTATGTTCCGCCTACTAATTAGCTTTTGTGATCTTCCTAGGACTGGCGCCACTTTGCTGTGCTCAGCCTACTGGCACGGATTCCGGCCGGGACACTACTTCTGCATCATGGGCGCTCCCTTCTACGTTTCCCTGGAGGACATGTGGGATAAGCTGGTGCGCAAGAGTGCCACCGGCACCAGCCGGAGGGTAATCGATGTCACCTTCTGGATCTTCAAGTGGTTCGCCTTTAGCTACTTGGGCGAGGCCTTCCTGCTCTCCTCCTTTGGCAACATCTGGCGGTTCTATAGCTCGGTCTATCATACTGGCTACATCAGTTGGGCGGTCATGACTGCGTTAGGCTTTTACCTCACCAGTCAGAGGAAAGCGGCCGAACGTAGAAAGAAGCGCGCGGCAGAGAAAGCAGCTGGCGGAGATGGAATCGCTGCCGCAATAGAGAAGGAGAAGGCGCAGTAGAGTGTCCAGTTTTTTGGCAGCAATCAATGTTGTTGGCAGCAATCCTAATTGGTAGTTTCCATTCAAACACAACTTCCTTTAAGTTTTCCAATAGATATTCTATGGGGGGAAACTAAAAAATTCTTCCTTTCTTCTTCctttaaattgtatattatgaTTATCAAACGAATTTCCTTCTTAGAGATGTTATTCTCCACAGAATAGAATAATAAGTCACCATTTTAATTATGTAAAAAGTGGTCTTGTTACGCCTTCTACCCGCTTCCATCCGCACTTCTTCTGGAGAAGGTGAtgatattgatattgataaaatgtaaaattagatG contains the following coding sequences:
- the LOC6613627 gene encoding lysophospholipid acyltransferase 7 isoform X2; this translates as MSIDDVIYVICLLGCIGAGSYVKKIADEGQRKLVSTALGVLVVVIVSGLHSLHCFVSLALGTAAVLLVHPSKGHLVTFGVMFGYLVFFRIFDFYLGIPGHTNMIQMILTLKVSGIAFEKTAAWKRLQAHDEQKKNDQRDVHQESPIEITDYDVELQNLSAAEILHYSFNYIGVLTGPYYRYRTYRDYFEMPFKTHAPTVEATLEKLKYAVFYCALYLATNYMWPLDYALSDEFFNDRSFVYRLLYVWPTFFTFRARIYTGLTLSECVCTMAGFGAYPDESDPNNGEGPRKRYQHLKRDADKHTYNFTTIVNTRVLEVERCWTFREGMKHWNVCVQYWLAVNVYKLFPSKKYRVGRTGATLLCSAYWHGFRPGHYFCIMGAPFYVSLEDMWDKLVRKSATGTSRRVIDVTFWIFKWFAFSYLGEAFLLSSFGNIWRFYSSVYHTGYISWAVMTALGFYLTSQRKAAERRKKRAAEKAAGGDGIAAAIEKEKAQ
- the LOC6613627 gene encoding lysophospholipid acyltransferase 7 isoform X1, with protein sequence MSIDDVIYVICLLGCIGAGSYVKKIADEGQRKLVSTALGVLVVVIVSGLHSLHCFVSLALGTAAVLLVHPSKGHLVTFGVMFGYLVFFRIFDFYLGIPGHTNMIQMILTLKVSGIAFEKTAAWKRLQAHDEQKKNDQRDVHQESPIEITDYDVELQNLSAAEILHYSFNYIGVLTGPYYRYRTYRDYFEMPFKTHAPTVEATLEKLKYAVFYCALYLATNYMWPLDYALSDEFFNDRSFVYRLLYVWPTFFTFRARIYTGLTLSECVCTMAGFGAYPDESDPNNGEGPRKRYQHLKRDADKHTYNFTTIVNTRVLEVERCWTFREGMKHWNVCVQYWLAVNVYKLFPSKKYRVGSFCDLPRTGATLLCSAYWHGFRPGHYFCIMGAPFYVSLEDMWDKLVRKSATGTSRRVIDVTFWIFKWFAFSYLGEAFLLSSFGNIWRFYSSVYHTGYISWAVMTALGFYLTSQRKAAERRKKRAAEKAAGGDGIAAAIEKEKAQ
- the LOC6613627 gene encoding lysophospholipid acyltransferase 7 isoform X3, which gives rise to MSIDDVIYVICLLGCIGAGSYVKKIADEGQRKLVSTALGVLVVVIVSGLHSLHCFVSLALGTAAVLLVHPSKGHLVTFGVMFGYLVFFRIFDFYLGIPGHTNMIQMILTLKVSGIAFEKTAAWKRLQAHDEQKKNDQRDVHQESPIEITDYDVELQNLSAAEILHYSFNYIGVLTGPYYRYRTYRDYFEMPFKTHAPTVEATLEKLKYAVFYCALYLATNYMWPLDYALSDEFFNDRSFVYRLLYVWPTFFTFRARIYTGLTLSECVCTMAGFGAYPDESDPNNGEGPRKRYQHLKRDADKHTYNFTTIVNTRVLEVERCWTFREGMKHWNVCVQYWLAVNVYKLFPSKKYRTGATLLCSAYWHGFRPGHYFCIMGAPFYVSLEDMWDKLVRKSATGTSRRVIDVTFWIFKWFAFSYLGEAFLLSSFGNIWRFYSSVYHTGYISWAVMTALGFYLTSQRKAAERRKKRAAEKAAGGDGIAAAIEKEKAQ